The window TCATTCGCTAAGTCGATAAGACCTCCCTCTGAACGCCACACCAGCAGCAGCTGGGGCAGGTTCTTGGGTTCGGCTAGTTGGTGGAGGAGCTCCTATCCTCCATCTTGCAACTATTTTACGTCTGTGCAGTAACAGTCAAGGAAATCTTTATGTGCAAACTACCTTCAAGTGAGTATGATTAGTTGACGAAAGTGAGAAATCAATTACTATGTGGTAGACTGCCATTAGTTTTGAAACATTACCACTAAAGCATGGCAATGACCCTGAAAAGAGAATGACAACTAACACTGCCAAACGTGGATGATTATGATAGACCGCGGATGAGCTACATATGCTAATGTGGATATCTGACTACAAAACTAAAAACTTGACTGCAATGAGCTACAAGTAGAATGCAATAGACAAGCACGGAAGAAACTAAAGTACAAACAGATAATACGTGAAAGAGAATAAATGATGATATGATAGCTTCGCTTTTGCATGAATTTACTTTGCAATTGaaaaaagtaaatgaataaaAGTAAGGATACACCCATCTTGGAGTCTGTAATATGTTCTTTCCACCTGCCAATGGATGCAACACAGTCAAGAAGTAAAACAGATGTCCGGCAATGATTCCCAGCAGATCTGGCATAATTGGGGAACCAAAGATGACGTCCAAAGCAAGCATTGCCCAAGGTAGATAAAACGCCTGCAATCACAATATACAGAAATTGCATGCACCAGACATTATGAATACGTAGATGCagataaattacaaaatagaagtTACAAAATAGATGCACCCAAGAGAAACTTTGTATATATACCAATGTGCATACCTTAAGTTGCACGAGACCATATATGTTGACGTTGGCATTTGGAAATTCTCTACTCCAGACATAAACAAGCATGAACACAAGAGATATCCCCAAGAAAGGAGAATAGAAAATAGGGATAGCAGATAAAACCTAAAATTCACGACAAGAGTGAAAGGTGAAAACAGGATATAGGATTGGCGTACAATTCAATGACAATAAGATCCTATCAAGCTACACTATATGAGACACAATCACATGTGCAGCAACTTCCTTaagtttcaaactttcaatGGTAGATTTCCCTATCATACGAAAGGTTGCAGTAATAGATTGACACTGAACAGGAAGATGAAAAGCATACAGGATGAACAGTAAAAACCAAGTAAAATCAGCCTTTTGAGTTCAAAAAATCAATTCCACTTTAAATTCTAGACAGCTTATGAGATTGTAAGTTAGCCTAGACACCACAGAAAAACACACTTGACCTTTTCATTCAGAAGAAAAAGATTAAATTGCAAAAATATGATGAAGATAACTCACGCACCAACAATGTCGTGGCTCCAAATACCATCATCCACAAGAAATCTGCTGTTCGTCGATCAAATGGTCCCTTTTCAAGTTGAACCCCATATCTTGCTCTGTAAAATCATTAATATTTTCGTATTACTGCATGATTAATTAAGTTCCCTTATTGAATCCATTGATCCAATACTTAAAAGAAGAATGAATCTATCTCCTATGCTGCATAACAGGGAAAATTGTATGCCTTCTAAAAGGAGAGGTACCACTTTGTTGCAAAGGCCCAAAAAAAGATACAAGAGTATAGACTGTGACAAAGATCTATTTTCAATTCATCTGACCAGGTATCCTATAGAACTATAACTTACATCATCAGAATGCGGATTCCAAAGTTGACGGAGAAGTTTCCAAGGAAAAAGAAGTTTGTAAACAACCTCCAAACCTACAAAGAATGGTGAAGTTCAAAATCCAATTGATATCTTAACAACTATGCACAAATCTTAAATTATCTGATGGGATACATACCTGGAAATGTGAGAATACTAGTTTATGTACTAATGCAATACTTTTCCAATCATAAAACCCCAATTGACAGGCTGTAGTTGCAATTACACAGAGGGTACCATAAGCCTTGCTTATGGGTGGGAGTGACTGATACCATCTGAAAGAAGCAAACAATATATGGTTCTAACTCGTGATTGGAGCAACTGTATCTTCAGGAAAACAATAAGATGCATAAGATAGCTGGATGATCGTAATCAATCATCGTGGACAGGAGCGGAGCCattcatatgaagaaaaaatCATACACAATCATACACTATATTGTTATCAAATGACTAAACCGCCTGTTGATATGCTAATTTCATCCGGAAGTTACACAACCATAGCAATGCCTAATTCAACTCATCCAAAGAACAATATACGGCTAAGGTGATATATGACTTTTGCTTCAACATGctgccaagaaaaagaaaatctgaagtTGGGTTCTTTTTCCTATACCCTAGTTTTACTGTTTTGAGGGAAAACAATAACAGATGCTGAAGCTAGCTCGATTATGATAACCCATCATTGCAAACCGGAGTAGAGCCATTCATATCAGATAAAATCATACACAATATATCAATCATACGCTATATTGTCATCAAACGACTAAACCGCCTTTTGCTATACTAACTTCATCCGGAAGTTATACACCCATAACAATGCCTAACTTAGCTCATCTGGCCAATCCACAATCACAAAAACCCGATTTCTTCGGGTAGCAACTCAAAGTCTTCAGGGCCATGAAACCGGTGCAAACACGCTAACAAATTTAATATAACCAACACTAGCATCTCAAGGACTCCCATTTAAGAATTGGGTTTATCAACTTTCTCAACAAAAATCTGGGTTTATCAGATTGTACATAAACACAGTTGAATTCAAGTCTAGGGTATAAAATTGCTGCTAAATCATAGCTAAACAAAAACACCATAAAATGCAACCCGAAGCCGGCTAGTACAATGTAACagcaccaaaatcaaaatccaataCATTAATTCAAGTATATTGGctgaaaaatatacatatatatacgtatatatccCAAGAATAATAATCTATGAATCTGAGAACGaaatagaaagaagaaagaagacggTATTGGTATTACTCGGCAGGAGAAGACATGGTTGACccagaattgaagaaaataatttgaacGGTTACCCAATTGAGATCTCTCCTCTAATTCCTACTTGCTCGATTCGACCAAGTAACTTCGAATTGAAGGAAAGGGAAGAAGAGGTTTGCTCATACGGGAACGACGACCCAGAAACCAGAAGCTTCTCTAAGACTGTCGCTTTCGTGCACGTTTTTTGGTACTCTTCGCACGCGCGAACAGCTTGCAATTGGGTTGTTAATTGGGCCGACTACGTGCATGTGTGGGTTAAGGGCCTATGAGGTTGGGCACTGACCCAAAGGTTACCGTCTGAATGTGGGTATCTGGGCCACTGAGTCAAAGGGTTCCTAGCCCAAACGTTAGGGGTTCAATATGgggaaaaaataaaacaaaatttacgTACATACGATAAGATTCAGTGGCGGATTCAAAAAAATTTACTTGGTGCAGATACGTATCTTGGTCTCGAGTTCTTGCCTAAATTTCTTGATGGGTGGATTTTATCAACGGTGGGGTCAGAGACATCGAGGAGGGATATTTGGGTGAAGTGAGTGAACTTTGTGAAATGTTGTTGAAATTGAAGAGATTGAGCAGATTgagcaggtggttaagtggggacagtatcggtgttgttggagtgggccctcgacccatctacctgaaatttaacatggtatcagagtcaggGGACGGACCCGTACATCCACATGAATGAGTAGGTCCTCTTTGACCCCGCGTGATCCCGGGTGAACAGGTGAGCCCCAACTTGGCTCCACGTAGGCCAAGAGATGCCACGTGAATGgatgggtccccattggcccctcGCGAACGGATGAGCCCTGGCTTGGCACCACGTTGTTGTTATGGGAAGCAAGGTATATTGGGCAAAATACTTCGCAAGGGCCGAGGTAAGGCAAACTTAGGCATCTGTTCTAGCTGGAATTAATCATTCCTCTTCAAAGTCAATGTTTGAAAGCTTATTACATCTTACCCCAGATACTGTTCATGAATCGCCACTGATAAGATTTGATATCACAATGCCATTTCTGCTATAAATCATTGACTGACGAGAGAAAAGTTGCATGAAATATTTTATATGAACGTACATCTTCATCATACGTTTCACCTAATTGATCATTATGCAGAGGGTTCTAGAGGGTCCTAATTCATCATTAAGAATTAGTTAGTGTAAAATTTCCATAATTTATGGTTTGCTTTTGGCAGAAAATCATCACTGCACCGGTCCTAGTCCTGGTGGACCAAACCAGACCTGCCCATCTTCCTaagagattatatatatatatatatatatatagagagagagagagagagagagagagagagcccaAATGACCTGTCTCCTGCTGCTGCCAACTTTTCATACATTGATACCTTCTCCAGCAGCACCATGCCGCTTTGCTCAAATGCTTGCCTGGAAAtgttacaaggaaaagaccccTGAGTTGGTTTTTAAATATCTTTGTCTGTGTCCTTTGTGGACTCACCAAAACTTTGTTTTGTGTCAAAAATACAACCAAATGGATTGTCCCTATGTGCTTTTATAACGTTATCAAACATCGATTTACATGCCAGATTTTTTTATGCTTAGGATCCACCATACAGTGCGTGTGATTTTCATGCACTACACGTTTAATGTACTCTAGGTTGCTAGGGCATGCGATTTTcacacttttattttcttcttctgcattCTAAATTTTTCCGTTTCCACTTCTTCGGGttctcttgtttttctttcttcgtTCTCTATTAAATTGTTCAATTCTAAATCTAGAAACAAAGGAATGAATGGTAAAGAAGTAAATAGGAGGGCGAAAATTATGACTTAAGTGATAGTGTTACCTACTGATAACGTCAAAAGCATTGATTGTAAAGAATTTGTTTCCCTTTCCATGATGAGAGTTCAACTTTCGTTCAGCTTCACGCTTAAATATAAGGAGAATTTGGTTCTAACATGCATTGATATTCAAGAGAAAAGTTCTACTACTCTTGCGTTGCTTTGGACATGATGGTAACTCTAATGCATGATACAATATCTACTCTCACATTTTAGTGATAGTTCGACTCTCATTTGATTTCGCACAACTAAAACCACTCGATGCTGACCTTCACCTTCACGACAAAAGTTCGACCGATCTGGCTTTAGACAGATTAACACCCGTAACACATATGAAGTGAGAAACCTAATACCTAGTTCGCTTAAGTAATTACCCCTTGGATCTTAATTAGTGGATGAAATTAAGTTTGTAAACTCAGAAGCCTCATGATGCTTCTTGTCGTTGCAACACAAAGCAAAGCCAGCCGACAGAGTGGTACTATATTGACAAACATTGTCGTTGCTATTGCCTATTATTTTTggctaataattaattaaggatgTGGGATTAAAAGTTAATATATGAGGAGAAACTATTATTATATAGCTTTATAGGAGTGAAACATTTGGTAGCGTAGCAATGCAACAACCATCATGGTTTGAATGAGACAGTGCCAAGCAATCAAATGTGGTATGCCTACAAGCTTGCTCCCCACAGATTTAAAGTGTGCCCACCCGTGACGAATTAGATAATGTTAATTACTagtgaaaattaataaaaaaaagtttcattAATCATCTATTTAATCTAGTTATTTACCTTTGTTATTTCTATTGTTTGGCAGTTTGAAAATGAATTCAAAAAACACTTTTGTTCATAAACCCGTATGTTGGAAGTGTTTTTTtgaaaggggtgtgatattcacacgcTCCATTTTACTTATCACACACCTttctaattttcgaccgtcggatcggatgaattgaagaagatcaacgaacataaattaacaaagagtATGTGAGGAGTAATTTGtgatgtgtggataacacatccATTTTTGAAAAAGTATTTTGAAGTGTTTCATGAAGAAGCATCATCTCTTAAAAAAGACACTTCTACTCATATTAAAAGGACTTTCAAAGAGTTAGAGTTCCCTCTTATCTaatggaacaaaaaaaaaaaaggtgtgctTCTTGAAGAAATAATGGTCGATGATCGAAAATTGATGTGTTGTCTTGCTCGCCTAAACTTTTAATGCACGTAACAATTAATTTCAATAATATTATCTCAGTtttttcaaaccaaaaaaaatagttcaaatCTAGTAGCCACCCCCACTAGTGACAAAATGGATTAGAAGAAAACATTCCAAAATACACGAAAAACATTGCCTATGTATGacatttaattaaaattgactCTGGAgaaattaattgttttttggGGCCATGCATGCACCTTGAATAAAACTTAGTAGTGTCCACCTTTTAATGTTGTGCACCAATTATAATTTTTGTTGGTGAAATCCCACCCATCTTTTGTCCACTTGTTCCAATTTTGCTGAATTATGGAACCTGATTTTCTTCAAATTGTCTTTGAATTTAATCAGCGACCCTGTTttatccaaattccaatcagaaaatattgttaattcatgatatattggaagaaaaagttgaaaatatgagacaATATTTATGACATTTAATTGTCATCATACTTGAGTGCACAAATAATTCAATACGCAATGAACGGTTAAAAATGAAATGACTTATATGACATAAGAATATTAAACTTACCGTATTTCACTACAATTATACATCTACAGTGCAAGTTTATCTCTTCATAACTTTGTATATTAACGGTGTCCGTCACTTCGATAGCACCGTAACGATTATGTCCGTGCTATTGCTTTCATCATAAAGAAGTGTCCTGAGCGCCGATTAGACGGtgccaacaaaaacaaaaaggccACGTGGGCAGCCTTTACTGCTCGTTTATTTATGGCGCGTTGTTGTCCGATCCAGGTAAGCTTTTGAATGACGAGGTGGTGACAGCCTTTACCAAGCTGTGCCTCTGACCCCACTTGAATCACTTGCGGGATCCATTTCATCTTCCTTTTCTTGCTCATTTGCATTTTTTCCTTTACCCCGTCGGGCCCGTCATTCTTTTCTGCTTTTTGTATCATCACTTTCCACGTCTTGAGTCAATCGCCAACTCAACTTCgattgtcacaaaacaatgttaaTCCAAACTCTATGAATGACTTTTTCAAAAATCAGGTTATTTATGAATTCTTTgtcatcttttgtttttatataatttttataatattagtgtaaaaattaatgttaaattttGAAGTGACAAAGAATTTATAAAGAATTTCATTTTGAAAGAGTCTCTTTAGAATTTGGATAGTGGTAGATAAACTAAATTCGTAGTCAAAATTTTGTAGACTAAATAATATAGAagttaatgattggattatgaTTTAAGtattgataaacatgctcatttcTATTAGTAATACATCATtaattgtaaattttatttacaaatttagtccaTTTAACATtatccttagcatttctctcaGTTGATATCCAAGACAAAGACTTTTAGGAAGCAAAATAATCCACCAATTGTcgtagaaaatataattaaatggaAAATTGAAGCAGAAAAACATCTCCTACCCCTCTCCAACCCCTCCAACTACAATCTCACCTGGCAACAATACAATACAGAGAATATCCACTCCACAATACAAACATAAAGATAAAACGTTAAAAATAGTAAGTTGGTAACATGCAAGCAATATAATCCCAACAACACAACCTCCATCTTTCAGTCCCCTCACCCCTAAAAGctgtctcctcctcctcctcctccactccCACTTCTCAAAAACTCATAAACTTTCAATGGATCCGTGTCCCTTCGTACGGCTCAATGTCGACTCTCTTGCTCTCAAGCTCCCGCACGCCACCAGACCCGCCGGTCCGAGGGTCCACTCTTCCACCACCCCTTGCTTCTGCCAGCTCAAGATCAAAAACTTCCCTCCCCAAACCTCCATTGTCAACCTCTCCACTTCCACCGGTGACTCCCCGCCGGAATCCTCCACGTCCGCTTCCGGCTTCCACGTGGATCCCACCATGCTCCGGAGGCTGGCCGGCAAGACCGTCGCTCTCCGGGTCTCAGTTTATACTGGTCGGATGGGCCAGACATGCGGAGTTGCTAGTGGGAAGTTGCTCGGCCGAGTCCAACTTAACATTGACTTGAACTCGGCCAAGGCTCAATCAACCGCGATACACAGCGGGTGGGTGAAATTAGGGAAGGACTGCGACAAGCCCTCCGCCAGGCTGCACTTGACGGTTCGAGCTGAACCAGACCCCCGGTTCGTTTTCCAATTCGGAGGTGAGCCGGAGTGCAGCCCGGTGATTTTTCAGATTCAAGGGCGGGACATACGACAGCCCGTTTTTAGCTGCAAGTTCAGTGCGGACCGTAACTCCAGAAACCGGTGAGTTTTCCTTTACTTGCGGTTCTGGCGCACTATAGTCCTGAGTGATTAACTTCAGCTAACGTGAGCCTTGAGTGGTGGTTAACTTGAATGCGTAAattattctcttttttctttttctgtttttcttttgtgggtGAGTTACTTTTTTATCTGTGTCGTTTTTGGCGATTTGGGTTTTGGATTGCGCATTTTTGGGGTGGCAGTATTAGGTGGCGTCCAAGAATCACATGCCCAGTTGGCTCAATTTTCAGGATTTTACGTTCTTTCTTCATGCTAGTTAGTGCCTCTCCATGTGTTTTCTTTTATGAATTGCTTTCTTTTTTACTAAATTGAGTTAGTCGTCCTGATAATGTTAACGAGaaatactaaaaaataaaaggattgaAAAAATATACGCAATACTTTGTAATGGAACAATCGTCGAGTGCAATAACAATGGCtcaaggggttttttttttcttttttagtaaGACGGATTTTTAGGTATTTTTGACTAAAACATCAAGGACTCCACACATTTGTTGCAATGGCTTGGAAGATTTGACATGACACATTTCACCTAGTTTGGATATATCTTCGTCGTTCTTGTTCAATGTTAGGAGACTGACTATATATATGGTACATTGAATTACTTAACAATCACTCATTAACGGTTAAATATGGCCGTCAGATGTGATTCCAACAGATCTGACAAACTGAACGAGACCATGGATGTATTGTCTGGTAAATTGGTTGCTTGGCCTCAAAGATTTTGCTGTTAATTTTCCTGCTTCCACCAGCCAAGAATGTTAACTGAAGCAAAACACCAACCAAATGATTTGAAACAACTTGAAGTATTTTCGAACAATTAGCGGTAGTTGCATTGCATATCTAGTCAAACAGAAAATCCCAACTCCTCAAACTGTATCTTTCATGGTTTGATTAGATTCCCTCCCATGTGCTTATATATTTGGTCTGTTTAAGATTATATTCCTGTTTTTGATAATTTCCTCTGTCCTAATCcttattaaacaaattaattaaactaacaTGATCATAATGATTAATTAATTCTTGATCTTGTGTGGAATCTGCAGATCTCTCCAATCAGATTATTCCACCATTAACAATAATAGAGGATGGATGAGAACATTATCTGGTGATACAGAAAAGCCATGGAGGGAAAGAAAGGGGTGGATGATAACAATTCATGACCTATCCGGCTCGCCTGTGGCGGCCGCTTCCATGATCACTCCCTTTGTACCCTCTCCGGGCACTGACCGCGTATCCAGGTCAAACCCTGGAGCGTGGCTCATCCTCCGACCCCATGGGTTCTCAATCAGCAGTTGGAAGCCATGGGGTCGTCTTGAGGCATGGCGCGAGAGAGGGCCTATTGATGGCTTGGGGTACAAGTTTGAGCTTGTCACTGACAATGGGCCTAGCAGCAGCATTACCATTGCCGAAGGTACACTGAGTGTCAAAAAGGGCGGACAATTTTGCATCGACAGTAGGTTAAATAGAGATTCAGGTTTGAAATCGAGGTCACCCGTGAAAGGTTTCGTGACGGGGTCGACCGTGGAAGGTGAAGGAAAGGTTAGCAAGCCGGTGGTACAAGTCGGAGTGCAGCATGTAACTTGCATGGCTGATGCTGCTCTTTTCGTCGCGCTTTCTGCCGCCATTGATCTCAGCATGGACGCTTGCCGGCTGTTTTCTCATAAACTCCGAAAGGAGCTTTGCCATGATGAGCAGAATTGCTTCTCCTAATTAAAACTGGTTTAAACCTTAATTTTCTTACTAATTCATCCTCTCTGCCGCTGTGACAACCAATTAGTTTTTACTAAGTTTGAGCACCGAAATatgcataattttttatttttaatttcattttttctccacattctttgatttgattttcctGGTTTTGATTCTGCCAGTGGTTTTGGTGTTGGTTACACATTGTAAATGTATTAGGGAAATTTATAATATTACATCGTTCTGTGACCTATATACAAGAAACTTGCAAATAATATGGGCAAAAAAAGAGAATTGTTTGTAATTTTATGGTTTATTGTATTTTTCGGAGGAAATTGTAgcagtccctcaactttaaacCAATTGGAATAATgatcctcaactaaaaatctatgacAATTGGTtccctaagaccatctccaaccgcaaggtccagagggccgaaaatagtccgaaaatcgtctccaaccgagggttaaagccaaagggcttgtgggccccactagacaaaaaagggccaaagagCCAACCGCCTGGCCCAAATGAGCCAGCCAACCAGCCTCGGGCTAGGCTAGAATTTTGAGTATtcttgtcggatataaccgacaacaTTGTACttattcatgtcggttatatccgacaagaATGgtaggcctttttttttttttttttacaaaatttttaattttttttctaaattctatttttttcctataacttcctaagccattatacaacattaaacaatatcaaacaacattaaacaacattaaatttaaataataaactatgtttggccctatggccctcggttggagacgaattttttgtgacagggctaaaacgagccatatgGCCCTTGGTTAGAGATGGGGGCAAACATggccatgtactgttcattaaaatattcatatatTGGAGGACTagagggctaaaatgagccatctggccctcattcggttggagatggcctaactcATCCAAATATGCCATTGTctttttcgtcaactccgtcagaacttccgtcaaaatgagACACGTGTCATGCACGTGAGGCTGAATCAAGGGCCAAATATAGAAACCCAAATGAGAAagttgtagcaatggtccctcaattttaacttaattagaGAAATTGTCCCTCAACGTTAATCCAATTATAGCAATGACTGACACACCTCGACTCGGAATGTTCACTacgactccgaatcgagctgtgttggccgacacctgaaatgtgacgaagtcataaagtgtagtgatgtggaaaatgtaaataaatttaaacctaaaagtgcctaaatataagagtgcgctggTGACCGGgagtgaacccatttcacacgtgattaCAGATcataagtaaggtacaataaggtaagataatgattataccatcatccATCATAGGTCAACACATGTTTTATTTGATGAACATGTGTTTCCTTAATTCCATAAGCTTTCTAGCTCTGAGATCTCTAGCTCTCAGTCACCTAAACCTTTGGTTGTGCATCCCACTACTTTTCATCATCCACCActtgttctttttcctttcccACAACTTTTTTCTCAGTTTACTTCTCCAACAAATGTTACTCTGTATTGCTCTCAGTCAACAAGTGACCTTGTCTCTACTGGTGGATCTCCGCAGTTGGTTCAAGACCCTATTTCTACACAAGTGCCTCATTCTGAGTTATATCCAGATTTGTCCATGTCTCAAGCAACAGTGTTACAACAAGTGTCTTTATCCTTAGGAAATGTTCATCCAATGCATACTAGATCTAAGTTTGGCATTATCAAGAAGAAGCAAGTTTTTAGTGCTCATGTGCAATAAGATTTCTCTGTCATAAAGCCTCAATCCTACTCTGCAACATCTAAACTTGTTCATTGGAAAACAGCTATGCAAAAGGAGATGGATGCCTTAGTTCAATAGGGCACTTGGAGTTTAGTTCCACTTCTTCCCAATAAAAATGTGGTAGGGTGTAAATGGATATATAAAGTTAAAAAGCATCCTGATGGTTCGGTTGCTTGCTATAAAGCCCAATTAGTAGCTAAGGGGTTATCTCAGAAAGTTGGCCTTCCCTGTAGTTAAACTTACTACAGTGAGGCTTATGTTATCTCTAGCTGCTTCAAAAGGGTGGAAACTGAAACAACTGGATGTCAAAAACGCTTTCTTACATGGCTTTCTTGACGAATAAGTCTTTATGGCTCAACCATAAGGCTTTGTGGATGTTGATCACCCAGATTTCTTTTATCTTTGGGGTTTCAATCCTCGTATGTCGATCCATCATTGTTTGTGAAGTCTACTGGCCAGTCTATTGTTGTTCTCCTTTTGTATATTGATGATATAATTTTGACTAGGAATGTTGAGAGTCATGTTCAAGTTGTGATAAATCAATTGACCAAAGAATTTGATATGAAGGATCTTGGTATGCTGCACTATTTCCTTGGCTTACAGATTGAATATCAAGCTCAAGGTATCTTTGTTCATCAGTCCAAATATATTACAAATCTTTTGCTGAAAACTGATATGCTTCATTGCAAGCCTTGCATCACTCATTGTCATCTCAATCACAAGTTACTAAATCGTGGTAGCTCTTCTGTATTGGATCATAGTCTTTACATAAGCATAGTTGAAGCATTACAATACCTCACCTTCACACACCCAGACATTGCGTATTCAGTTAATCAAGTGTGTGAGTTCATGCATTCCCCTATTGAAGATCATTTTGTTgctgtaaaacgaattttgagGTATCTTCGAGGTACCATTGGTCTCATACTATGTTTTAGACCTGGTTTCATGGATATTAAGGCATACACAGATGCTAATTAGGCTGGTGACTCGAATGATAGGCGTTCAACCACttgttttgttgtgtttttAGGCTCTAATTCGGTTTCTTGGAGTTCTAAGAAACAACATACAGTAAGTCGGTCATCTACAGAAGCTGAATATCAAGCAATGGCTACTACCACTGCTGAAGTAGTGTGGATTCAACAGCTACTCAAGGATCTGCATCTTTCTAGTTCATCTATTCCCCCACTACATTGTGACAATATTTCTACTAATCATGTGTTACACTCCAAAGCAAAGCATATTGAAGTTGACTGCCACTTTGTGCAAGAATGTGTTCAACAAGGCACAATTTTGTTGCATCTTGTCTCTTATGCAGAACAGTGTGCACATGTGCTTACTAAGGGGTTGTGCTCTTCTCAGTTCAATGTCCATTGTTCCAATCTTATGCTTGGTTCTCACCTCCATAAGATTGAGGGGGAATGTTAAGCTATAGAGATTAGCTTAGGATTGTGCCAAGTGTTATGTATTAGATGTGTGCCATGTATCACAAGTGTATTAGATGAGTTAGTTATATGGGgat of the Pyrus communis chromosome 1, drPyrComm1.1, whole genome shotgun sequence genome contains:
- the LOC137707790 gene encoding derlin-1-like, which codes for MSSPAEWYQSLPPISKAYGTLCVIATTACQLGFYDWKSIALVHKLVFSHFQVWRLFTNFFFLGNFSVNFGIRILMIARYGVQLEKGPFDRRTADFLWMMVFGATTLLVLSAIPIFYSPFLGISLVFMLVYVWSREFPNANVNIYGLVQLKAFYLPWAMLALDVIFGSPIMPDLLGIIAGHLFYFLTVLHPLAGGKNILQTPRWVRKIVARWRIGAPPPTSRTQEPAPAAAGVAFRGRSYRLSE
- the LOC137737434 gene encoding uncharacterized protein, which gives rise to MDPCPFVRLNVDSLALKLPHATRPAGPRVHSSTTPCFCQLKIKNFPPQTSIVNLSTSTGDSPPESSTSASGFHVDPTMLRRLAGKTVALRVSVYTGRMGQTCGVASGKLLGRVQLNIDLNSAKAQSTAIHSGWVKLGKDCDKPSARLHLTVRAEPDPRFVFQFGGEPECSPVIFQIQGRDIRQPVFSCKFSADRNSRNRSLQSDYSTINNNRGWMRTLSGDTEKPWRERKGWMITIHDLSGSPVAAASMITPFVPSPGTDRVSRSNPGAWLILRPHGFSISSWKPWGRLEAWRERGPIDGLGYKFELVTDNGPSSSITIAEGTLSVKKGGQFCIDSRLNRDSGLKSRSPVKGFVTGSTVEGEGKVSKPVVQVGVQHVTCMADAALFVALSAAIDLSMDACRLFSHKLRKELCHDEQNCFS